From one Trueperella pyogenes genomic stretch:
- a CDS encoding ROK family protein yields MSIRVGVDVGGTKIAIGLVEGGAILRKSTIAPTAGSPQTTLSAIASEIRALLGAQGCGLHEVTGVGLGFAGTIDSARGRVRHSANLKWSDVDVSGPLARMLDLPIRIVNDADAAAWGEYRFGAARSHSSLVAITVGTGIGGAAIIGGRLLQGRHGLHAEFGHMVLVPQGRACGCGRVGCWEQYCSGTRLSALAGERLAATDSSRATGRDATLAARAGDDVAVGIFEEIGTYLGAGLANLAMAFDPDLFLIGGGVSEAGELLLGPARREYARQMGLGGFPCVDVVAASLGNDAGLIGAADLAH; encoded by the coding sequence ATGAGCATACGTGTGGGTGTAGACGTCGGAGGCACGAAGATCGCCATCGGTCTCGTCGAAGGCGGAGCGATTTTACGCAAGTCCACGATTGCACCCACCGCGGGCTCACCGCAGACGACCCTGTCCGCTATCGCGTCCGAAATCCGAGCGCTCCTTGGCGCCCAGGGCTGCGGCCTGCACGAGGTCACCGGCGTGGGCCTTGGGTTTGCGGGCACTATCGATTCGGCGCGCGGGCGCGTTCGCCACTCGGCCAACCTCAAATGGTCCGATGTCGACGTTAGCGGGCCGCTTGCGCGCATGCTGGATTTGCCCATCCGCATTGTCAACGACGCCGACGCCGCAGCGTGGGGCGAATACCGCTTCGGCGCAGCGCGTTCGCACTCCTCGCTCGTCGCGATCACGGTAGGAACCGGAATCGGTGGGGCTGCCATTATCGGCGGCAGACTCCTGCAGGGCCGGCACGGGCTGCATGCCGAGTTCGGGCACATGGTTCTCGTGCCGCAGGGGCGCGCATGCGGCTGTGGGCGCGTGGGTTGTTGGGAACAGTACTGTTCTGGCACGCGCCTGAGCGCACTAGCTGGTGAGCGGCTCGCGGCGACGGATTCGAGCCGGGCAACTGGCCGCGACGCCACGTTGGCCGCCCGAGCGGGCGACGACGTGGCGGTGGGGATCTTTGAAGAAATAGGCACGTATCTGGGTGCAGGCTTGGCGAATCTGGCCATGGCCTTCGATCCGGATCTGTTCCTCATTGGCGGCGGGGTCTCCGAAGCGGGCGAACTCCTACTCGGTCCGGCCCGGCGAGAGTACGCCCGCCAGATGGGTCTGGGCGGTTTCCCGTGCGTCGACGTCGTCGCGGCCTCGCTGGGCAACGACGCCGGACTCATCGGCGCCGCGGATCTCGCGCACTAA
- a CDS encoding ABC transporter ATP-binding protein produces MDTLLSIEDLSVRIPRRKDEVQPLSGVNLTVGRGQTLGIVGESGSGKTMTALALMGLLPSNGYVSSGQITLDGRALVGMEDAELRKLRGTEIGMIFQDPMTSLNPTMTIGDQIGEPLRVHRGASKADAQTAAIDIMRRVGMPRPDKIVGDYPHQLSGGMRQRAMIAMALICRPKLLIADEPTTALDVTTQMQILDLIDDVKEEFGSSVILVTHDLAVVAGRADSVAVMYSGRVMEQAPARDLFTNPQHQYTRALLAALPERARTSDSELYSIPGSPPEITQEVTGCPFAPRCSFAQDICTTTTPLLGEATHKVACHFPGGEPLANELEELAPNRVRNEAKPILKVRHVSRNFPAYGGSLVRRKIGTVSAVSDVSLTIYEGEVFGLVGESGCGKSTLGRLIAGLDEVSSGDIEVAGVSISALRGKERRKFHAEVQMMFQDSAAAMDPRMRVDEIILEPLHIQKVGSRAERNARVDTLVAQIGLPQDALSRYPHEFSGGQLQRIGLARALALNPRLIVCDEPVSALDVSVQAQVLNEMRTLQQKYSLAYIFISHDLSVVQYMSDRVAVMYLGKIVEYGQADDVALRPLHPYTKGLVDAVPRIEDAFAAQRTRLRIEGETPSAMNPPSGCRFRTRCPFARDICAAEEPQLRALRTCAGREQVVACHFPLVDN; encoded by the coding sequence ATGGACACCCTCTTATCCATCGAGGATCTTTCGGTCCGCATCCCCCGCCGAAAGGACGAGGTGCAGCCGCTATCCGGCGTCAACCTGACGGTTGGCCGTGGCCAGACCCTCGGCATCGTCGGTGAGTCCGGATCGGGCAAGACGATGACGGCGCTTGCGCTCATGGGCCTGCTGCCATCGAACGGATACGTCTCTTCCGGGCAGATCACGCTCGATGGCCGGGCCTTGGTGGGGATGGAGGACGCCGAATTGCGTAAGTTGCGCGGAACCGAGATCGGCATGATCTTCCAAGACCCGATGACCTCGCTCAACCCGACGATGACCATTGGCGACCAGATCGGCGAGCCGCTGCGCGTCCATCGCGGCGCCTCCAAGGCGGACGCGCAGACCGCGGCTATTGACATCATGCGCCGCGTGGGCATGCCCCGCCCGGACAAGATCGTCGGGGACTACCCCCACCAGCTTTCGGGCGGCATGCGCCAGCGCGCGATGATCGCGATGGCGCTGATCTGCAGGCCGAAGCTCCTCATTGCCGATGAACCGACGACGGCGCTCGACGTCACCACCCAGATGCAGATCCTGGACCTCATCGACGACGTAAAAGAGGAATTTGGTTCCTCCGTCATCCTCGTCACCCACGATCTTGCGGTGGTGGCGGGCCGGGCCGATTCGGTGGCCGTCATGTATTCGGGGCGCGTCATGGAGCAGGCCCCCGCGCGTGACCTGTTCACCAACCCCCAGCACCAATACACCCGCGCGTTGCTGGCCGCCCTCCCGGAGCGCGCCCGCACCTCAGACAGCGAACTCTATTCGATTCCGGGTTCTCCGCCGGAGATCACTCAAGAAGTGACCGGGTGTCCGTTCGCCCCGCGCTGCAGCTTCGCCCAGGACATCTGCACCACCACGACCCCGCTCCTGGGCGAGGCCACCCACAAAGTCGCCTGCCATTTCCCCGGAGGCGAGCCGCTGGCCAATGAGCTGGAGGAGCTTGCCCCTAACCGGGTGCGCAACGAGGCCAAGCCCATCCTGAAGGTCCGCCATGTCTCGCGCAACTTCCCCGCGTACGGCGGCTCGCTCGTGCGTCGTAAAATTGGCACGGTCTCGGCGGTATCCGACGTATCGCTCACGATCTACGAAGGTGAGGTGTTCGGGCTCGTCGGCGAATCCGGCTGTGGCAAGTCGACCCTCGGCCGCCTCATCGCCGGGCTTGACGAGGTCAGCTCTGGAGACATCGAGGTAGCCGGAGTCAGCATCTCGGCTCTGCGCGGCAAGGAGCGGCGTAAGTTCCACGCCGAAGTTCAGATGATGTTCCAGGACTCCGCCGCCGCGATGGATCCGCGCATGCGGGTAGACGAGATCATCCTCGAACCCCTCCACATCCAAAAGGTGGGATCGCGAGCAGAGCGCAACGCCCGGGTCGACACCCTCGTCGCCCAGATTGGCCTGCCCCAGGACGCCCTCTCGCGCTACCCGCACGAATTTTCCGGCGGCCAGCTCCAACGCATCGGACTCGCTCGGGCGTTGGCACTAAACCCACGCCTCATCGTCTGCGACGAACCGGTCAGCGCGCTCGACGTCTCCGTCCAGGCGCAAGTGCTCAACGAGATGCGCACGCTGCAACAAAAATACTCGCTGGCCTACATTTTCATCAGCCATGACCTCTCGGTCGTCCAATACATGTCCGATCGCGTCGCCGTCATGTACCTGGGCAAGATCGTCGAATACGGCCAGGCCGACGACGTCGCGCTGCGCCCGCTCCACCCCTACACCAAAGGGCTGGTGGACGCGGTGCCGCGCATCGAGGACGCCTTCGCCGCGCAGCGCACGCGGCTGAGGATCGAGGGAGAAACTCCCTCGGCCATGAACCCACCCAGCGGCTGCCGATTCCGCACGCGCTGCCCCTTCGCCCGCGACATCTGTGCGGCGGAGGAACCCCAGCTGCGTGCGCTGCGCACCTGCGCCGGAAGAGAGCAGGTCGTCGCTTGTCACTTCCCGCTGGTGGACAACTGA